The following are encoded together in the Streptomyces flavofungini genome:
- a CDS encoding flavodoxin family protein, with amino-acid sequence MATRTFLFVHGSARPDGNTALLARKAAEQLPADVEQRWIDLADHPLPDFKDLRHDDSVPRARPRPQGDTEALLLDATLAATDIVIASPLYWYSLSATTKRYLDYWDAWLEVPELDFKNTMAGRTLWGVTALADRNEAAADPLVGTLRNTAAFFPMRFGGVLLGNGTRPGHVLNDTEALARAKTFFAQEDIPLAQFPFASSDYSE; translated from the coding sequence ATGGCCACCCGCACGTTCCTCTTCGTCCACGGCAGCGCGCGCCCCGACGGCAACACCGCCCTGCTGGCGCGCAAGGCCGCCGAGCAGCTGCCCGCGGACGTCGAGCAGCGCTGGATCGACCTCGCCGACCACCCGCTCCCGGACTTCAAGGACCTGCGGCACGACGACTCCGTGCCGCGCGCCCGGCCCCGCCCGCAGGGCGACACGGAGGCGCTGCTCCTGGACGCGACCCTCGCCGCCACGGACATCGTCATCGCGTCGCCGCTCTACTGGTACTCGCTCTCGGCCACCACCAAGCGCTACCTGGACTACTGGGACGCCTGGCTGGAGGTCCCCGAGCTGGACTTCAAGAACACCATGGCGGGCCGCACCCTGTGGGGCGTGACCGCGCTCGCCGACCGCAACGAGGCCGCCGCGGACCCGCTCGTCGGCACGCTGCGCAACACCGCCGCGTTCTTCCCGATGCGCTTCGGCGGCGTCCTGCTCGGCAACGGCACCCGGCCCGGACACGTCCTGAACGACACCGAGGCCCTGGCGCGCGCCAAGACGTTCTTCGCCCAGGAGGACATCCCGCTGGCGCAGTTCCCGTTCGCCTCCTCGGACTACAGCGAGTAG
- a CDS encoding ABC transporter permease, translated as MSRADVTAGADGADGAHKARPTAAHPTKARSAEARPADPHPAGRAAAPRPVRLAWTLGLFRSELSLTFRRWRTLALLAVLAAVPVLVGIAVKIETSDGGTVGGGGPDGGGGPAFIAQVTNNGLFLVFTALAATLPFFLPMAIGVVAGDSIAGEASAGTLRYLLVAPAGRTRLLLAKYATALTFCLVATLVVAASALAVGALLFPLGEVTTISGTRISFSDGLLRALLIALVVAASLIGVSALGLFVSTMTSSGIAAMATTVGLLITVQIVDQIPQLHAIHPYLFSHYWLSFADLMRDPVYWDDLVKNLGLQALYAGVFGSAAWARFGAKDIAS; from the coding sequence ATGTCGCGGGCTGACGTGACAGCCGGGGCGGACGGGGCGGACGGGGCGCACAAGGCGCGCCCCACCGCAGCGCACCCCACCAAGGCGCGCTCCGCCGAGGCGCGCCCCGCCGACCCGCACCCCGCGGGGCGAGCCGCGGCCCCCCGCCCCGTACGCCTCGCCTGGACGCTCGGCCTGTTCCGCAGCGAGCTGTCCCTCACCTTCCGCCGCTGGCGCACCCTCGCGCTGCTCGCGGTGCTCGCCGCCGTACCGGTGCTCGTGGGCATCGCCGTGAAGATCGAGACGAGTGACGGCGGCACCGTGGGCGGCGGCGGACCCGACGGGGGCGGCGGACCCGCGTTCATCGCTCAGGTCACCAACAACGGCCTGTTCCTGGTGTTCACGGCGCTCGCGGCGACCCTGCCGTTCTTCCTGCCGATGGCGATCGGCGTCGTCGCGGGCGACTCCATCGCGGGCGAGGCGAGCGCGGGGACGCTGCGCTACCTCCTGGTGGCGCCCGCGGGCCGCACCCGCCTGCTGCTCGCCAAGTACGCCACCGCGCTGACGTTCTGCCTCGTCGCGACGCTGGTGGTGGCGGCGTCCGCGCTGGCGGTGGGGGCGTTGCTGTTCCCGCTCGGGGAGGTCACGACGATCTCCGGGACCCGGATCAGCTTCTCGGACGGGCTGCTGCGCGCCCTGCTGATCGCGCTGGTCGTGGCCGCCTCACTGATCGGGGTCTCGGCGCTCGGCCTGTTCGTGTCGACGATGACGAGCAGCGGCATCGCGGCCATGGCGACGACCGTGGGCCTGCTCATCACCGTCCAGATCGTCGACCAGATCCCGCAGCTGCACGCGATCCACCCGTATCTGTTCTCGCACTACTGGCTGTCCTTCGCCGACCTGATGCGCGACCCCGTGTACTGGGACGACCTGGTGAAGAACCTCGGCCTCCAGGCGCTGTACGCCGGGGTGTTCGGGTCGGCGGCGTGGGCCCGGTTCGGGGCGAAGGACATCGCCTCCTAG
- a CDS encoding M28 family metallopeptidase, translating into MRLSVTGRSAAAAVIAAAALLTTSAISTAATGSTGTSAPPRAAAPDIPVANVKAHLSQFQSIASANGGNRSHGSAGYKASIDYIKGKLDAAGFTTTVQQFTAGGRVGYNLIADWPGGDANQVVMAGSHLDSVSRGAGINDNASGSAAVLETALAVSREQYKPTKHLRFAWWGAEELGLIGSSNYVRGLPASERTKIKSYLNFDMIGSPNPGYFVYDDDPTIERTFKAYYSGLNVSTEPDREGDGRSDHAPFKNAGVPVGGIFSGASTAKSSAQAQKWGGTAGRAFDRCYHASCDTTSNINNTAIDRNSDAVAYAVWGLSS; encoded by the coding sequence ATGAGACTCTCCGTCACCGGACGCAGCGCGGCCGCGGCCGTCATAGCCGCCGCCGCACTTCTGACGACCAGCGCGATATCCACCGCCGCCACCGGATCCACCGGCACGTCCGCGCCCCCGCGCGCGGCCGCCCCGGACATCCCCGTGGCCAACGTCAAGGCCCACCTCTCGCAGTTCCAGTCGATCGCCTCCGCCAACGGCGGCAACCGGTCCCACGGCAGCGCCGGCTACAAGGCCTCGATCGACTACATCAAGGGCAAGCTGGACGCCGCCGGATTCACCACCACCGTGCAGCAGTTCACCGCCGGCGGCCGCGTCGGCTACAACCTGATCGCCGACTGGCCCGGCGGCGACGCCAACCAGGTCGTCATGGCCGGTTCGCACCTCGACAGCGTCAGCCGGGGCGCGGGCATCAACGACAACGCGTCCGGCTCGGCCGCCGTCCTGGAGACCGCCCTCGCGGTGTCCCGTGAGCAGTACAAGCCCACCAAGCACCTGCGGTTCGCCTGGTGGGGCGCCGAGGAGCTGGGCCTGATCGGCTCCTCGAACTACGTCCGCGGCCTGCCCGCGTCCGAGCGCACGAAGATCAAGAGCTATCTGAACTTCGACATGATCGGCTCGCCGAACCCGGGCTACTTCGTGTACGACGACGACCCCACCATCGAGCGCACCTTCAAGGCGTACTACTCGGGCCTGAACGTCAGCACCGAGCCGGACCGCGAGGGCGACGGCCGCTCCGACCACGCGCCGTTCAAGAACGCGGGCGTCCCGGTCGGCGGCATCTTCTCCGGCGCCAGCACCGCCAAGTCCTCGGCCCAGGCCCAGAAGTGGGGCGGCACGGCGGGCCGGGCGTTCGACCGCTGCTACCACGCGTCGTGCGACACCACGTCGAACATCAACAACACGGCGATCGACCGCAACAGCGACGCGGTCGCGTACGCGGTGTGGGGGCTCTCCTCCTAG
- a CDS encoding MFS transporter yields MGARAWALLLVLCGTIFLEGIDIAMVAIAIPSIRSDLDLSTGTAAWVVSAYVLGYAGFTLLGGRAADLLGRRRMFLVWLGVFLVFSGLGGFATEGWMLVVARFVTGVAAAFMTPAAMSIITTSYGEGPDRTKALLVFAGTSAGGFSLGLVVGGLLTELGWQWVFFTPVFFAAAILVAALRLIPAEPPRTGGGPARRFDLPGAAAAAGAMLLLAYGVVRLEHGVAGWPLTVAAAVAGLLLVGVFVRIERRTADPLVRLGIFRTGSVVRAGLGALLYLGAFMGFQFVLTLYLQDLRGWSSWQTAVAMIVLGCDVVLSPTLTPRLVRRFGNARVILGGFLMATVGYGLFLPVGADWPYLAMFPTLLLAGTGFALTLGPQMIAATDGVAEREQGLASGLLQTSTQFGAAIGISAVTAVHGLVSAGAHTGGHGGGGADAGADLAAFRWALVVPVVMAALGTVVALAGVRTTRGGGRAAAPGSGASAGRGEGGGDARAVAGSTRRTALSGGARRTALSGGARRTVLSGSAQPAARSAPESARRAVREAR; encoded by the coding sequence ATGGGCGCCCGCGCCTGGGCACTGCTGCTCGTGCTCTGCGGAACGATCTTCCTGGAGGGCATCGACATCGCGATGGTCGCGATCGCGATCCCCTCGATCCGGTCCGACCTGGACCTCTCCACCGGCACGGCGGCCTGGGTCGTCAGCGCCTACGTGCTCGGGTACGCGGGCTTCACGCTGCTCGGCGGCAGGGCGGCCGACCTGCTCGGCAGGCGGCGGATGTTCCTCGTCTGGCTCGGGGTCTTCCTGGTCTTCTCGGGGCTCGGCGGCTTCGCGACCGAGGGCTGGATGCTGGTCGTCGCGCGCTTCGTCACCGGCGTGGCCGCGGCCTTCATGACGCCCGCCGCGATGTCGATCATCACCACCTCGTACGGGGAGGGCCCCGACCGCACCAAGGCGCTGCTCGTCTTCGCCGGGACCTCGGCGGGCGGCTTCTCGCTCGGCCTCGTCGTCGGCGGGCTGCTCACCGAACTCGGCTGGCAGTGGGTGTTCTTCACGCCGGTGTTCTTCGCGGCCGCGATCCTCGTGGCGGCGCTGCGGCTCATCCCGGCGGAGCCGCCCCGCACCGGCGGCGGCCCCGCGCGCCGGTTCGACCTGCCGGGCGCCGCCGCGGCGGCCGGGGCGATGCTGCTGCTCGCCTACGGCGTCGTGCGGCTCGAACACGGCGTCGCGGGCTGGCCGTTGACGGTCGCCGCGGCGGTCGCGGGGCTGCTGCTCGTCGGGGTCTTCGTACGGATCGAGCGGCGCACGGCGGACCCGCTGGTGCGGCTCGGGATCTTCCGTACGGGGTCCGTGGTGCGGGCCGGGCTCGGCGCGCTGCTCTACCTCGGGGCCTTCATGGGCTTCCAGTTCGTCCTGACGCTCTACCTCCAGGACCTGCGCGGCTGGTCGTCCTGGCAGACCGCCGTCGCGATGATCGTCCTCGGCTGCGACGTGGTCCTCTCGCCGACGCTGACCCCGCGCCTGGTCCGGCGGTTCGGCAACGCGCGCGTGATCCTCGGCGGCTTCCTGATGGCCACCGTGGGCTACGGCCTCTTCCTGCCGGTCGGCGCGGACTGGCCGTATCTCGCGATGTTCCCCACGCTGCTGCTCGCGGGCACCGGTTTCGCGCTCACCCTCGGTCCGCAGATGATCGCGGCGACGGACGGGGTCGCCGAGCGGGAGCAGGGGCTCGCGAGCGGACTCCTGCAGACCTCCACGCAGTTCGGCGCGGCGATCGGCATCTCGGCCGTGACGGCCGTCCACGGCCTGGTCTCCGCAGGCGCGCACACGGGCGGGCACGGCGGCGGGGGAGCGGACGCCGGGGCGGACCTGGCGGCGTTCCGCTGGGCGCTGGTGGTGCCGGTGGTGATGGCGGCGCTGGGGACGGTCGTGGCGCTGGCCGGGGTGCGGACGACCCGGGGCGGCGGGCGGGCTGCCGCACCCGGGAGCGGGGCAAGCGCCGGGCGGGGCGAGGGCGGAGGCGACGCCCGCGCGGTCGCGGGCAGCACTCGGCGCACCGCCTTGAGCGGCGGCGCTCGGCGCACCGCCTTGAGCGGCGGCGCTCGGCGCACCGTCCTGAGCGGCAGCGCTCAGCCCGCCGCCCGGAGCGCCCCGGAGTCCGCGCGACGCGCCGTCAGGGAAGCGCGGTAG
- a CDS encoding GNAT family N-acetyltransferase — translation MSRMSMTNTTNASSAANSPRPATLDDAAAISRTLTRAFDDDPMMRWFFPDEATREAGLGRYFATIFTRQYGRHGVCERTESAASFWVPPGAQDKAVPDAETVQELTEILGDRAPLFREAVELAAEHGPKEPHWYLAVVGADPAAQGQGHGSALLRSGLAKADADGLPVYLESSKPDNLPVYEHFGFTVLGEVALPGGGPTLWAMRRPAAA, via the coding sequence ATGAGCCGCATGTCGATGACCAATACAACGAATGCGTCGAGTGCGGCCAACTCCCCGCGGCCCGCGACGCTCGACGACGCCGCGGCGATCAGCCGCACCCTGACGCGCGCGTTCGACGACGACCCGATGATGCGCTGGTTCTTCCCCGACGAGGCCACCCGCGAGGCGGGCCTCGGGCGTTACTTCGCCACCATCTTCACCCGGCAGTACGGCCGCCACGGCGTCTGCGAGCGCACCGAGTCGGCCGCCTCGTTCTGGGTGCCGCCGGGCGCGCAGGACAAGGCCGTTCCGGACGCGGAGACCGTCCAGGAGCTGACGGAGATACTGGGCGACCGCGCGCCGCTGTTCCGCGAGGCCGTCGAACTCGCCGCCGAGCACGGCCCCAAGGAGCCGCACTGGTACCTGGCCGTCGTCGGCGCCGACCCGGCGGCCCAGGGCCAGGGCCACGGCTCCGCCCTGCTCCGCTCGGGCCTCGCCAAGGCCGACGCGGACGGCCTGCCGGTCTACCTGGAGTCGTCCAAGCCGGACAACCTGCCGGTCTACGAGCACTTCGGCTTCACGGTGCTCGGCGAGGTCGCACTGCCGGGCGGCGGCCCGACCCTGTGGGCGATGCGGCGCCCCGCGGCGGCCTGA
- a CDS encoding winged helix-turn-helix transcriptional regulator: MEEGTLKSPSNSKGTVDATVGYGDADPFQWDTREDCQVRQILDRVADKWSLLVIALLDRRRLRFTELRREIDGISQRMLTVTLRQLERDGLVLRTVHPVVPPRVEYELTPLGGTLHHTIQSLVTWTEEHQGEIAAARTAYDERAAAEDAAGLP, translated from the coding sequence ATGGAAGAAGGCACTTTGAAGTCACCGAGTAACTCCAAAGGCACCGTGGACGCCACCGTGGGCTACGGGGACGCCGATCCCTTCCAGTGGGACACCCGCGAGGACTGCCAGGTGCGGCAGATCCTCGACCGGGTCGCCGACAAGTGGTCGCTCCTCGTCATCGCGCTCCTGGACCGCCGCCGACTGCGCTTCACCGAGCTGCGGCGCGAGATCGACGGGATCAGCCAGCGCATGCTGACGGTCACGCTGCGACAGCTGGAGCGGGACGGCCTGGTGCTCCGCACGGTGCATCCGGTGGTCCCGCCGCGCGTCGAGTACGAACTCACGCCCCTCGGCGGCACGTTGCACCACACGATCCAGTCGCTCGTGACGTGGACGGAGGAGCACCAGGGGGAGATCGCGGCGGCGCGGACGGCGTACGACGAGCGGGCGGCGGCGGAGGACGCGGCGGGGCTCCCCTAG
- a CDS encoding ABC transporter ATP-binding protein produces MPSTKGGTRASVIETAGLTKRYGKHLAVDGLDLSVPGGSVFGFLGPNGSGKTTTIRMLMGLIEPTSGRAKVLGRPMPFEARRVLPHVGALIEGPALYGFLSGRDNLLRYDSADPTADPRTRRARAGAALERVGLTAAAGKKAKAYSLGMKQRLGLAAALLQPRELLVLDEPTNGLDPQGMREIRSLVRELASDGTTVFLSSHLLDEIEQVCTHAAVMAQGRLITQGPVAELAAGARGRLTVTTPDTGDAARVLKELGVADLVVTEDRVTGEPPGTDLADVNAALVEAGVRVRGFGVERASLEDAFVALTGEGFDVAG; encoded by the coding sequence GTGCCGAGCACCAAGGGCGGGACCAGGGCCAGCGTGATCGAGACGGCCGGGCTGACCAAGCGGTACGGCAAGCACCTCGCCGTGGACGGCCTCGACCTCAGCGTCCCCGGCGGCAGCGTCTTCGGCTTCCTCGGCCCCAACGGCTCCGGCAAGACCACGACGATCCGCATGCTGATGGGTCTGATCGAGCCGACTTCCGGCCGCGCCAAGGTCCTCGGCCGCCCCATGCCGTTCGAGGCCCGCAGGGTCCTTCCGCACGTGGGCGCGCTCATCGAGGGCCCCGCCCTTTACGGCTTCCTGTCCGGCCGCGACAACCTCCTGCGGTACGACTCCGCCGACCCGACCGCCGACCCCCGCACCCGCAGGGCGCGCGCCGGAGCGGCCCTGGAGCGGGTCGGCCTGACCGCCGCCGCGGGCAAGAAGGCCAAGGCGTACTCGCTCGGCATGAAGCAGCGCCTCGGCCTGGCCGCCGCCCTGCTGCAACCGCGCGAGCTGCTCGTCCTCGACGAGCCGACGAACGGGCTCGACCCGCAGGGCATGCGGGAGATCCGCTCGCTGGTGCGGGAGCTGGCGTCCGACGGCACCACCGTCTTCCTCTCCTCGCACCTCCTGGACGAGATCGAGCAGGTCTGTACGCACGCGGCGGTGATGGCCCAGGGGCGTCTGATCACCCAGGGCCCGGTCGCCGAACTCGCGGCGGGCGCGCGCGGACGGCTCACGGTGACGACCCCGGACACCGGCGACGCGGCCCGCGTCCTGAAGGAGCTCGGCGTGGCCGACCTGGTCGTCACCGAGGACCGCGTCACCGGCGAGCCGCCGGGCACGGATCTCGCCGACGTGAACGCCGCACTGGTCGAGGCGGGCGTCCGCGTCCGCGGCTTCGGCGTCGAACGGGCCTCCTTGGAGGACGCGTTCGTCGCGCTGACGGGGGAGGGATTCGATGTCGCGGGCTGA
- a CDS encoding CGNR zinc finger domain-containing protein codes for MRPPDGQVYRFDPGALCLELLATGGPGAFARFETLREPSDLAAWAAASRIGGCPGLTVTEAELAAVRDLRDALFLFTADHAHGRPWDPRHLAALNAAAAAPPLTARIEPDGTRAWAPGATGTQLLATVARDAVDLFTGPYAPRVRECAAHDCSLLFVDTSRPGRRRWCAMERCGNRAKARTHRATRAAAPGER; via the coding sequence ATGCGACCGCCGGACGGGCAGGTCTACCGCTTCGACCCCGGGGCGCTCTGCCTGGAACTGCTCGCGACCGGCGGCCCCGGCGCGTTCGCCCGCTTCGAGACGCTGCGCGAGCCGTCGGACCTGGCCGCGTGGGCGGCCGCGAGCCGCATCGGCGGGTGCCCCGGACTGACCGTCACGGAAGCGGAGTTGGCGGCGGTCAGGGACCTGCGCGACGCGCTGTTCCTGTTCACGGCCGACCACGCCCACGGCCGCCCCTGGGACCCCCGCCACCTCGCGGCGCTCAACGCCGCCGCGGCCGCGCCCCCGCTCACGGCCCGCATCGAGCCGGACGGCACCCGCGCCTGGGCCCCGGGCGCCACCGGTACCCAGCTCCTCGCGACGGTCGCCCGCGACGCCGTCGACCTCTTCACCGGCCCGTACGCACCGCGCGTACGCGAATGCGCCGCCCACGACTGCTCCCTGCTCTTCGTGGACACCTCACGCCCGGGGCGACGGCGCTGGTGCGCGATGGAGCGCTGCGGGAACAGGGCGAAGGCGCGCACGCACCGGGCGACGCGCGCGGCCGCGCCGGGCGAGCGCTAG
- a CDS encoding cupin domain-containing protein, producing the protein MTNETAARSREPIALSDALASFDALWSPRIVTRVNDYDVRVTKVEGEYLWHVHDDTDEFFLVVEGELDIALRDADGERTVTLPQGSVFTVPRGTEHKPIARSRASILLFEPTGTLTVGDRHEEVPDYVDATTGHALA; encoded by the coding sequence ATGACCAACGAAACCGCCGCCCGCAGCCGCGAGCCGATCGCCCTGTCCGACGCCCTGGCCTCCTTCGACGCGCTGTGGAGCCCCCGCATCGTCACCCGCGTCAACGACTACGACGTCCGCGTCACCAAGGTCGAAGGCGAGTACCTCTGGCACGTTCACGACGACACCGACGAGTTCTTCCTCGTGGTGGAGGGCGAGCTGGACATCGCCCTGCGTGACGCCGACGGCGAGCGCACCGTCACGCTGCCCCAGGGGTCCGTCTTCACCGTCCCGCGCGGCACGGAGCACAAGCCGATCGCCCGGAGCCGGGCCTCGATCCTGCTGTTCGAGCCCACGGGCACGCTGACGGTGGGGGACCGCCACGAGGAGGTCCCGGATTACGTGGACGCGACGACGGGCCACGCGCTGGCCTGA
- a CDS encoding AraC family transcriptional regulator produces MDALGDLLRGIRADGARFSRTVLSGPWESEPPESAALTLVMVLRGAARVTTGAGAPDGGAGGPRTLTAGSAAVSTSAPYRVAAAESTAETEVVTGAYQWAGAGGRRLLSALPPLLVVPGGEECLTIIELIAEEVAADRPGRQYVMDRMLDWLLACTLREWFDLPEASPPAWYRALGDDVVGPALRALHDDPGRAWTVASLAGCAGVSRAAFARNFADLVGRPPMAYLTEWRMALAADLLTEPGATVAAVAARVGYADGFGFSDAFKRIRGITPSGYRASLTARRADSGALRAAG; encoded by the coding sequence ATGGACGCTCTGGGGGATCTGCTGCGTGGCATCCGCGCCGACGGCGCACGGTTCAGTCGTACGGTCCTGAGCGGGCCGTGGGAGTCGGAGCCGCCGGAGTCGGCCGCGCTGACGCTGGTGATGGTGTTGCGGGGCGCGGCCAGGGTGACCACGGGAGCCGGAGCGCCGGACGGCGGCGCGGGCGGCCCGCGCACGCTCACGGCCGGGTCCGCCGCCGTGAGCACGTCCGCGCCGTACCGCGTCGCCGCCGCCGAGAGCACAGCCGAGACCGAAGTGGTCACCGGCGCCTACCAGTGGGCGGGGGCCGGCGGGCGGCGGCTGCTCTCGGCGCTGCCGCCGCTGCTCGTCGTGCCGGGCGGCGAGGAGTGCCTGACGATCATCGAGCTGATCGCCGAGGAGGTGGCCGCCGACCGGCCGGGCCGCCAGTACGTGATGGACCGGATGCTCGACTGGCTGCTCGCCTGCACCCTGCGGGAGTGGTTCGACCTGCCCGAGGCGAGCCCGCCCGCCTGGTACCGGGCGCTCGGCGACGACGTGGTGGGCCCGGCCCTGCGCGCCCTGCACGACGATCCCGGCCGGGCCTGGACGGTGGCGTCGCTCGCCGGGTGCGCCGGGGTGTCCCGCGCGGCGTTCGCCAGGAACTTCGCCGACCTGGTGGGGCGGCCCCCGATGGCGTACCTCACCGAGTGGCGCATGGCGCTCGCCGCCGACCTCCTCACGGAGCCGGGCGCGACGGTCGCGGCGGTGGCCGCACGGGTGGGGTACGCCGACGGGTTCGGCTTCAGCGACGCCTTCAAGCGGATCCGCGGGATCACGCCGAGCGGCTACCGCGCTTCCCTGACGGCGCGTCGCGCGGACTCCGGGGCGCTCCGGGCGGCGGGCTGA
- a CDS encoding VOC family protein encodes MTLHWKLVIDAQDPHAQAAFWGETLGYEVEDNSALIERLLGFGAVTEAETVDFRGRRSFRDLIAVRHPDDPVDEETGTGLGRRLLFQRVPEAKSGKNRLHVDVHAAPGTREKEQARLEALGATALRHVQEQGGEWVVMADPEGNEFCLT; translated from the coding sequence ATGACCCTGCACTGGAAACTCGTGATCGATGCGCAGGACCCGCACGCCCAGGCCGCCTTCTGGGGCGAGACGCTGGGGTACGAGGTCGAGGACAACAGCGCCCTGATCGAGCGGCTGCTCGGTTTCGGCGCCGTGACGGAGGCCGAGACCGTCGACTTCCGGGGACGCCGCAGCTTCCGGGACCTCATCGCCGTACGGCACCCGGACGATCCGGTGGACGAGGAGACCGGCACGGGCCTCGGGCGGAGGCTGCTCTTCCAGCGCGTCCCGGAGGCGAAGTCCGGCAAGAACCGGCTGCACGTGGACGTGCACGCCGCGCCCGGCACCCGCGAGAAGGAACAGGCCCGCCTGGAGGCGCTGGGCGCGACCGCGCTGCGGCACGTCCAGGAGCAGGGGGGCGAGTGGGTGGTGATGGCCGACCCGGAGGGCAATGAGTTCTGCCTGACCTAG
- a CDS encoding TIGR03619 family F420-dependent LLM class oxidoreductase, whose translation MHIGIALPQYGTHARAEVIAPFARDAEAAGFDSLWVGDRSLAPVEPSDLYPGHTPEHPYPAEYKTFLDPLVVLTVAATATTRVRLGTSTLNAPWYPPLLLARSLTSLDQVSGGRLDAGLGIGWLRDEYTAVNADFGRRGARLEEILDVLEGIWAQEVFGHKGEHWEIPRSYVGLRPAQPSGPPLYLGGFSPAAMARVGRRAAGWVGVSLPAEAQAGLWGIARRAAEDAGRDPDALRRQIRHNPKPGATDEEIAAVLRGVRDTGAESCFVDLQQCVREPAEALELGSAVLERVRRA comes from the coding sequence ATGCACATAGGTATCGCGCTGCCGCAGTACGGCACCCACGCCCGCGCCGAGGTCATCGCCCCCTTCGCGCGGGACGCGGAGGCCGCCGGGTTCGACTCGCTCTGGGTCGGCGACCGCTCGCTGGCCCCGGTCGAGCCCAGCGACCTCTACCCCGGGCACACCCCGGAGCATCCCTATCCGGCCGAATACAAGACCTTCCTCGACCCGCTCGTCGTGCTCACCGTCGCCGCCACCGCGACCACCCGGGTCCGGCTCGGCACGAGCACCCTCAACGCCCCCTGGTACCCGCCCCTGCTCCTCGCCCGCTCGCTCACCTCCCTGGACCAGGTCAGCGGCGGACGTCTGGACGCCGGGCTCGGCATCGGCTGGCTGCGGGACGAGTACACGGCCGTGAACGCCGACTTCGGCAGGCGCGGCGCCCGTCTGGAGGAGATCCTCGACGTCCTGGAGGGGATCTGGGCGCAGGAGGTCTTCGGCCACAAGGGCGAGCACTGGGAGATCCCGCGCTCCTACGTCGGGCTCCGCCCCGCGCAGCCCTCGGGACCGCCGCTCTACCTGGGCGGGTTCAGCCCGGCCGCGATGGCCCGCGTCGGCCGCAGGGCCGCCGGGTGGGTCGGCGTCTCGCTGCCCGCCGAGGCGCAGGCGGGGCTGTGGGGGATCGCGCGGCGCGCCGCCGAGGACGCGGGCCGGGACCCGGACGCGCTGCGCCGCCAGATCCGGCACAACCCGAAGCCGGGTGCGACGGACGAGGAGATCGCCGCCGTGCTGCGCGGGGTGCGGGACACCGGGGCGGAGAGCTGCTTCGTGGACCTCCAGCAGTGCGTGCGGGAGCCTGCGGAGGCGCTGGAGCTGGGGAGTGCGGTGCTGGAGCGGGTGCGGCGGGCTTAG
- a CDS encoding helix-turn-helix domain-containing protein, producing MAQENSQASAPGAPHRSDARTDARTDAPSGTRLHRVVVIVDENSNPFELGCASEIFGLRRPELGRELYEFTLCSPEPRTLMRDGFFTLTGVASLDAADTADTLIVPNRPDTEVPRRPAVLAAVRRAHARGARLLGFCSGAFTLAEAGVLDGRRATAHWQWADDFRRRFPAVHLEPDVLFVDDGDILTAAGSAAALDLGLHVVRRDFGAEVANSVSRRLVFAAHRDGGQRQFVERPVPDVPDESLAPLLAWAQERLGEPLTVADLAARAAVSPATLHRRFRAQLGTTPLAWLNGERTAFACRLIERGEERLDVVAHRSGLGTAANLRARLRRETGLSPSAYRRRFGP from the coding sequence ATGGCGCAAGAAAACTCTCAGGCCTCCGCACCGGGCGCCCCGCACCGCTCCGACGCACGCACCGACGCACGCACCGACGCCCCCTCCGGCACCCGCCTCCACCGCGTCGTCGTCATCGTCGACGAGAACTCCAACCCCTTCGAGCTCGGCTGCGCCTCCGAGATCTTCGGCCTGCGCAGGCCCGAACTCGGCCGGGAGCTGTACGAGTTCACGCTCTGCTCGCCCGAGCCGCGCACCCTGATGCGGGACGGCTTCTTCACCCTCACCGGGGTCGCCTCCCTCGACGCCGCCGACACCGCCGACACCCTGATCGTGCCGAACCGCCCCGACACCGAGGTCCCCCGCCGCCCCGCCGTCCTCGCCGCCGTCCGCAGGGCGCACGCGCGCGGCGCCCGTCTCCTCGGCTTCTGCAGCGGCGCCTTCACGCTGGCCGAGGCCGGGGTCCTCGACGGGCGCCGGGCCACCGCGCACTGGCAGTGGGCGGACGACTTCCGGCGCCGCTTCCCCGCCGTCCACCTCGAACCGGACGTGCTCTTCGTCGACGACGGCGACATCCTCACCGCCGCGGGCAGCGCCGCCGCGCTCGACCTCGGACTGCACGTCGTGCGCCGCGACTTCGGCGCGGAGGTCGCCAACTCCGTGTCGCGGCGCCTGGTCTTCGCCGCCCACCGCGACGGCGGCCAGCGGCAGTTCGTGGAGCGCCCCGTCCCCGACGTGCCCGACGAGTCGCTCGCGCCGCTGCTCGCCTGGGCCCAGGAGCGGCTCGGCGAACCCCTCACGGTCGCCGACCTCGCCGCGCGCGCCGCCGTCAGCCCGGCGACGCTGCACCGGCGCTTCCGCGCCCAACTCGGCACCACCCCGCTGGCCTGGCTGAACGGCGAGCGCACCGCGTTCGCGTGCCGCCTCATCGAGCGCGGCGAGGAGCGGCTCGACGTGGTCGCGCACCGCAGCGGCCTCGGCACGGCCGCCAACCTGCGGGCCCGGCTGCGCCGCGAGACGGGCCTGAGCCCCTCGGCGTACCGCCGCCGCTTCGGCCCCTGA